A part of Vulpes lagopus strain Blue_001 chromosome 4, ASM1834538v1, whole genome shotgun sequence genomic DNA contains:
- the STOX2 gene encoding storkhead-box protein 2 isoform X5, with protein sequence MEPVQKGSGDVSPISMSPISQSQFIPLGEILCLAISAMNSARKPVTQEALMEHLTTCFPGVPTPSQEILRHTLNTLVRERKIYPTPDGYFIVTPQTYFITPSLIRTNSKWYHLDERIPDRSQCTSPQPGTITPSASGCVRERTLPRNHCDSCHCCREDMHSMHASTLQRKPAKDCKDPYCPPSLCQVPPTEKSKSTVNFSYKTETLSKPKDSEKQSKKFGLKLFRLSFKKDKTKQLANFSAQFPPEEWPLRDEDTPTTIPREVEMEIIRRINPDLTVENVMRHTALMKKLEEEKAHRSKAGSSAHHSGRSKKSRTHRKSHGKSRSHSKTRVSKGDPSDGSHLDIPGDREYDFCDPLTRAPREGCFIIEHKGDNFIMHSNTNVIESHFPMTPEWDVSGELAKRRTEMPFPEPSRGSSHSKVHRSHSHTQDRRSRNERSSKAKERSRSMDNSKGPLGASSLGTPEDLAEGCSQDDQTPSQSYIDDSTLRPAQTIGHQRAHVSSTSYKEVCIPEIVSGSKEPSSACSLLEPGKPPESLPPYGELSSCPTKTATDDYFQCNTSSETVLTAPSPLGKNKEDHDTLTLAEGVKKLPLSDRQAPHSSREPVGHKEESPKGPGGGPAASGVVAEGIANGRLVQHHGAEPSSLDKRKEIFSKDTLFKPLHSTLSVNSYHKSSLSLLKSLPKTPADALPGRCEKLEPPLGTSVAPAMPGSQRQQESGGNQEASFDYYNVSDDDDSEEGANKNTDEEKNRDDVGTMQWLLEREKERDLQRKFEKNLTLLAPKETDSGSNQRATHSARLDSIDSSSITVDSGFNSPRTRESLASNTSSIVESNRRQNATLSPVHGGAGPAFSFRASTDPATNEAEKLQKPSNCLQASVTSV encoded by the exons GTGATGTGTCACCAATCAGCATGTCTCCCATCAGTCAATCTCAGTTTATCCCGCTTGGGGAAATCCTTTGCTTGGCCATCTCGGCAATGAACTCCGCAAGAAAACCTGTCACCCAAGAAGCACTGATGGAGCACCTGACCACGTGTTTCCCAG GTGTTCCCACCCCAAGCCAAGAAATTCTACGGCACACGCTGAACACGCTGGTGCGGGAGAGGAAGATCTACCCAACTCCGGATGGCTATTTCATCGTGACCCCACAGACTTATTTCATTACTCCTTCTCTCATAAGAACTAACAGTAAATGGTACCATTTGGACGAGAGGATACCTGACAGGTCTCAGTGTACCTCTCCACAGCCCGGAACCATAACGCCCTCTGCCTCAGGCTGCGTCAGGGAAAGAACATTGCCCAGAAACCACTGCGACTCTTGCCACTGCTGCAGAGAAGACATGCACAGCATGCATGCTTCCACTCTGCAGAGAAAACCTGCCAAGGACTGCAAAGACCCCTATTGCCCTCCTTCACTATGCCAGGTGCCACCCACTGAAAAGAGCAAAAGTACTGTAAACTTTTCTTACAAGACAGAAACTCTCTCAAAACCTAAAGATAGTGAAAAGCAGTCCAAAAAATTTGGGCTCAAGTTATTCCggctaagttttaaaaaagacaagaccAAACAGCTCGCCAACTTCTCTGCCCAGTTTCCTCCTGAGGAGTGGCCCCTGCGAGATGAAGACACACCAACTACCATCCCTAGGGAAGTCGAAATGGAAATCATTAGGCGTATTAACCCGGACTTGACCGTGGAAAATGTCATGAGGCACACTGCACTAATGAAGaaacttgaagaagaaaaagcgCATCGGAGTAAAGCCGGGTCCTCTGCCCATCACAGTGGAAGAAGTAAAAAGAGTAGGACTCATCGGAAGTCCCATGGAAAGTCTCGGTCACACAGCAAAACACGAGTGTCTAAAGGAGACCCTTCGGATGGTTCTCATCTGGATATCCCAGGTGACAGAGAGTATGACTTTTGTGACCCTCTTACCAGGGCACCCAGGGAGGGCTGCTTCATCATTGAACACAAGGGAGATAACTTCATCATGCATAGCAACACGAACGTGATTGAGTCTCATTTCCCCATGACACCAGAATGGGATGTGTCTGGAGAACTGGCCAAAAGGAGAACTGAGATGCCTTTTCCTGAACCTTCCAGGGGAAGCTCCCACTCAAAAGTGCACCGAAGCCACAGCCATACCCAGGACCGAAGGTCCAGGAATGAGAGATCGAGCAAAGCCAAGGAGAGATCCAGATCAATGGATAACTCAAAGGGCCCTCTGGGTGCTTCTTCTCTAGGGACACCTGAAGACCTGGCTGAAGGCTGTAGCCAAGATGACCAAACCCCCAGCCAATCCTACATTGACGACAGTACTTTAAGGCCTGCACAAACAATTGGTCATCAAAGGGCTCATGTTTCATCCACAAGTTATAAAGAGGTGTGTATTCCAGAAATCGTCAGTGGCAGCAAGGAGCCTTCCAGTGCTTGTAGCCTTTTGGAGCCAGGCAAACCACCTGAGAGTTTGCCACCCTACGGGGAACTCAGCTCTTGTCCGACAAAAACAGCGACAGATGACTATTTCCAGTGCAACACCTCCAGTGAGACGGTCCTCACGGCCCCATCACCTCTGGGAAAAAACAAAGAGGATCATGACACTCTGACTCTGGCAGAAGGGGTGAAAAAGCTGCCTCTGTCTGATAGGCAGGCCCCACATTCTTCCAGAGAGCCTGTAGGGCACAAGGAGGAGTCACCAAAAGGGCCAGGTGGGGGCCCAGCTGCCTCGGGCGTGGTGGCAGAAGGGATTGCCAATGGACGCCTCGTCCAGCACCACGGCGCCGAGCCCAGCAGCCTGgacaagaggaaagaaatattcaGCAAAGACACACTGTTCAAACCTCTTCACAGCACCTTGTCTGTAAACAGCTACCACAAATCGAGCCTGTCCCTCCTCAAATCTCTCCCGAAGACACCTGCCGACGCACTGCCAGGCCGATGTGAGAAACTGGAGCCGCCCCTGGGGACCTCGGTGGCACCAGCCATGCCTGGTTCCCAGCGTCAGCAGGAGTCAGGGGGGAACCAGGAAGCCTCTTTTGACTATTACAATGTCTCTGACGACGACGACTCCGAGGAAGGGGCGAACAAAAACACGGACgaggagaaaaacagagatgaCGTAGGCACCATGCAGTGGCTCcttgagagggagaaggaaagagacttacagaggaaatttgaaaagaacCTCACCCTCCTTGCCCCAAAAGAGACCGACAGTGGCAGCAACCAGAGAGCCACCCACTCGGCACGCCTCGACAGCATAGACAGTAGCAGCATCACTGTGGACAGTGGATTCAACTCCCCACG CACTCGGGAGAGCCTGGCTTCCAACACGTCCAGCATCGTTGAAAGTAACCGTCGTCAGAATGCTACCTTGAGCCCCGTCCACGGTGGAGCTGGCCCGGCCTTCAGCTTCCGAGCGAGTACGGACCCCGCCACGAATGAAGCAGAGAAGTTACAGAAACCTTCCAACTGCTTGCAAGCTTCTGTTACTAGTGTGTGA
- the STOX2 gene encoding storkhead-box protein 2 isoform X4 has protein sequence MKKTRSTTLRRAWPSSDFSDRASDRMRSRSEKDYRLHKRFPAAFAPQASRGYMTSGDVSPISMSPISQSQFIPLGEILCLAISAMNSARKPVTQEALMEHLTTCFPGVPTPSQEILRHTLNTLVRERKIYPTPDGYFIVTPQTYFITPSLIRTNSKWYHLDERIPDRSQCTSPQPGTITPSASGCVRERTLPRNHCDSCHCCREDMHSMHASTLQRKPAKDCKDPYCPPSLCQVPPTEKSKSTVNFSYKTETLSKPKDSEKQSKKFGLKLFRLSFKKDKTKQLANFSAQFPPEEWPLRDEDTPTTIPREVEMEIIRRINPDLTVENVMRHTALMKKLEEEKAHRSKAGSSAHHSGRSKKSRTHRKSHGKSRSHSKTRVSKGDPSDGSHLDIPGDREYDFCDPLTRAPREGCFIIEHKGDNFIMHSNTNVIESHFPMTPEWDVSGELAKRRTEMPFPEPSRGSSHSKVHRSHSHTQDRRSRNERSSKAKERSRSMDNSKGPLGASSLGTPEDLAEGCSQDDQTPSQSYIDDSTLRPAQTIGHQRAHVSSTSYKEVCIPEIVSGSKEPSSACSLLEPGKPPESLPPYGELSSCPTKTATDDYFQCNTSSETVLTAPSPLGKNKEDHDTLTLAEGVKKLPLSDRQAPHSSREPVGHKEESPKGPGGGPAASGVVAEGIANGRLVQHHGAEPSSLDKRKEIFSKDTLFKPLHSTLSVNSYHKSSLSLLKSLPKTPADALPGRCEKLEPPLGTSVAPAMPGSQRQQESGGNQEASFDYYNVSDDDDSEEGANKNTDEEKNRDDVGTMQWLLEREKERDLQRKFEKNLTLLAPKETDSGSNQRATHSARLDSIDSSSITVDSGFNSPRTRESLASNTSSIVESNRRQNATLSPVHGGAGPAFSFRASTDPATNEAEKLQKPSNCLQASVTSV, from the exons GTGATGTGTCACCAATCAGCATGTCTCCCATCAGTCAATCTCAGTTTATCCCGCTTGGGGAAATCCTTTGCTTGGCCATCTCGGCAATGAACTCCGCAAGAAAACCTGTCACCCAAGAAGCACTGATGGAGCACCTGACCACGTGTTTCCCAG GTGTTCCCACCCCAAGCCAAGAAATTCTACGGCACACGCTGAACACGCTGGTGCGGGAGAGGAAGATCTACCCAACTCCGGATGGCTATTTCATCGTGACCCCACAGACTTATTTCATTACTCCTTCTCTCATAAGAACTAACAGTAAATGGTACCATTTGGACGAGAGGATACCTGACAGGTCTCAGTGTACCTCTCCACAGCCCGGAACCATAACGCCCTCTGCCTCAGGCTGCGTCAGGGAAAGAACATTGCCCAGAAACCACTGCGACTCTTGCCACTGCTGCAGAGAAGACATGCACAGCATGCATGCTTCCACTCTGCAGAGAAAACCTGCCAAGGACTGCAAAGACCCCTATTGCCCTCCTTCACTATGCCAGGTGCCACCCACTGAAAAGAGCAAAAGTACTGTAAACTTTTCTTACAAGACAGAAACTCTCTCAAAACCTAAAGATAGTGAAAAGCAGTCCAAAAAATTTGGGCTCAAGTTATTCCggctaagttttaaaaaagacaagaccAAACAGCTCGCCAACTTCTCTGCCCAGTTTCCTCCTGAGGAGTGGCCCCTGCGAGATGAAGACACACCAACTACCATCCCTAGGGAAGTCGAAATGGAAATCATTAGGCGTATTAACCCGGACTTGACCGTGGAAAATGTCATGAGGCACACTGCACTAATGAAGaaacttgaagaagaaaaagcgCATCGGAGTAAAGCCGGGTCCTCTGCCCATCACAGTGGAAGAAGTAAAAAGAGTAGGACTCATCGGAAGTCCCATGGAAAGTCTCGGTCACACAGCAAAACACGAGTGTCTAAAGGAGACCCTTCGGATGGTTCTCATCTGGATATCCCAGGTGACAGAGAGTATGACTTTTGTGACCCTCTTACCAGGGCACCCAGGGAGGGCTGCTTCATCATTGAACACAAGGGAGATAACTTCATCATGCATAGCAACACGAACGTGATTGAGTCTCATTTCCCCATGACACCAGAATGGGATGTGTCTGGAGAACTGGCCAAAAGGAGAACTGAGATGCCTTTTCCTGAACCTTCCAGGGGAAGCTCCCACTCAAAAGTGCACCGAAGCCACAGCCATACCCAGGACCGAAGGTCCAGGAATGAGAGATCGAGCAAAGCCAAGGAGAGATCCAGATCAATGGATAACTCAAAGGGCCCTCTGGGTGCTTCTTCTCTAGGGACACCTGAAGACCTGGCTGAAGGCTGTAGCCAAGATGACCAAACCCCCAGCCAATCCTACATTGACGACAGTACTTTAAGGCCTGCACAAACAATTGGTCATCAAAGGGCTCATGTTTCATCCACAAGTTATAAAGAGGTGTGTATTCCAGAAATCGTCAGTGGCAGCAAGGAGCCTTCCAGTGCTTGTAGCCTTTTGGAGCCAGGCAAACCACCTGAGAGTTTGCCACCCTACGGGGAACTCAGCTCTTGTCCGACAAAAACAGCGACAGATGACTATTTCCAGTGCAACACCTCCAGTGAGACGGTCCTCACGGCCCCATCACCTCTGGGAAAAAACAAAGAGGATCATGACACTCTGACTCTGGCAGAAGGGGTGAAAAAGCTGCCTCTGTCTGATAGGCAGGCCCCACATTCTTCCAGAGAGCCTGTAGGGCACAAGGAGGAGTCACCAAAAGGGCCAGGTGGGGGCCCAGCTGCCTCGGGCGTGGTGGCAGAAGGGATTGCCAATGGACGCCTCGTCCAGCACCACGGCGCCGAGCCCAGCAGCCTGgacaagaggaaagaaatattcaGCAAAGACACACTGTTCAAACCTCTTCACAGCACCTTGTCTGTAAACAGCTACCACAAATCGAGCCTGTCCCTCCTCAAATCTCTCCCGAAGACACCTGCCGACGCACTGCCAGGCCGATGTGAGAAACTGGAGCCGCCCCTGGGGACCTCGGTGGCACCAGCCATGCCTGGTTCCCAGCGTCAGCAGGAGTCAGGGGGGAACCAGGAAGCCTCTTTTGACTATTACAATGTCTCTGACGACGACGACTCCGAGGAAGGGGCGAACAAAAACACGGACgaggagaaaaacagagatgaCGTAGGCACCATGCAGTGGCTCcttgagagggagaaggaaagagacttacagaggaaatttgaaaagaacCTCACCCTCCTTGCCCCAAAAGAGACCGACAGTGGCAGCAACCAGAGAGCCACCCACTCGGCACGCCTCGACAGCATAGACAGTAGCAGCATCACTGTGGACAGTGGATTCAACTCCCCACG CACTCGGGAGAGCCTGGCTTCCAACACGTCCAGCATCGTTGAAAGTAACCGTCGTCAGAATGCTACCTTGAGCCCCGTCCACGGTGGAGCTGGCCCGGCCTTCAGCTTCCGAGCGAGTACGGACCCCGCCACGAATGAAGCAGAGAAGTTACAGAAACCTTCCAACTGCTTGCAAGCTTCTGTTACTAGTGTGTGA
- the STOX2 gene encoding storkhead-box protein 2 isoform X6 codes for MTLLRSGDVSPISMSPISQSQFIPLGEILCLAISAMNSARKPVTQEALMEHLTTCFPGVPTPSQEILRHTLNTLVRERKIYPTPDGYFIVTPQTYFITPSLIRTNSKWYHLDERIPDRSQCTSPQPGTITPSASGCVRERTLPRNHCDSCHCCREDMHSMHASTLQRKPAKDCKDPYCPPSLCQVPPTEKSKSTVNFSYKTETLSKPKDSEKQSKKFGLKLFRLSFKKDKTKQLANFSAQFPPEEWPLRDEDTPTTIPREVEMEIIRRINPDLTVENVMRHTALMKKLEEEKAHRSKAGSSAHHSGRSKKSRTHRKSHGKSRSHSKTRVSKGDPSDGSHLDIPGDREYDFCDPLTRAPREGCFIIEHKGDNFIMHSNTNVIESHFPMTPEWDVSGELAKRRTEMPFPEPSRGSSHSKVHRSHSHTQDRRSRNERSSKAKERSRSMDNSKGPLGASSLGTPEDLAEGCSQDDQTPSQSYIDDSTLRPAQTIGHQRAHVSSTSYKEVCIPEIVSGSKEPSSACSLLEPGKPPESLPPYGELSSCPTKTATDDYFQCNTSSETVLTAPSPLGKNKEDHDTLTLAEGVKKLPLSDRQAPHSSREPVGHKEESPKGPGGGPAASGVVAEGIANGRLVQHHGAEPSSLDKRKEIFSKDTLFKPLHSTLSVNSYHKSSLSLLKSLPKTPADALPGRCEKLEPPLGTSVAPAMPGSQRQQESGGNQEASFDYYNVSDDDDSEEGANKNTDEEKNRDDVGTMQWLLEREKERDLQRKFEKNLTLLAPKETDSGSNQRATHSARLDSIDSSSITVDSGFNSPRTRESLASNTSSIVESNRRQNATLSPVHGGAGPAFSFRASTDPATNEAEKLQKPSNCLQASVTSV; via the exons GTGATGTGTCACCAATCAGCATGTCTCCCATCAGTCAATCTCAGTTTATCCCGCTTGGGGAAATCCTTTGCTTGGCCATCTCGGCAATGAACTCCGCAAGAAAACCTGTCACCCAAGAAGCACTGATGGAGCACCTGACCACGTGTTTCCCAG GTGTTCCCACCCCAAGCCAAGAAATTCTACGGCACACGCTGAACACGCTGGTGCGGGAGAGGAAGATCTACCCAACTCCGGATGGCTATTTCATCGTGACCCCACAGACTTATTTCATTACTCCTTCTCTCATAAGAACTAACAGTAAATGGTACCATTTGGACGAGAGGATACCTGACAGGTCTCAGTGTACCTCTCCACAGCCCGGAACCATAACGCCCTCTGCCTCAGGCTGCGTCAGGGAAAGAACATTGCCCAGAAACCACTGCGACTCTTGCCACTGCTGCAGAGAAGACATGCACAGCATGCATGCTTCCACTCTGCAGAGAAAACCTGCCAAGGACTGCAAAGACCCCTATTGCCCTCCTTCACTATGCCAGGTGCCACCCACTGAAAAGAGCAAAAGTACTGTAAACTTTTCTTACAAGACAGAAACTCTCTCAAAACCTAAAGATAGTGAAAAGCAGTCCAAAAAATTTGGGCTCAAGTTATTCCggctaagttttaaaaaagacaagaccAAACAGCTCGCCAACTTCTCTGCCCAGTTTCCTCCTGAGGAGTGGCCCCTGCGAGATGAAGACACACCAACTACCATCCCTAGGGAAGTCGAAATGGAAATCATTAGGCGTATTAACCCGGACTTGACCGTGGAAAATGTCATGAGGCACACTGCACTAATGAAGaaacttgaagaagaaaaagcgCATCGGAGTAAAGCCGGGTCCTCTGCCCATCACAGTGGAAGAAGTAAAAAGAGTAGGACTCATCGGAAGTCCCATGGAAAGTCTCGGTCACACAGCAAAACACGAGTGTCTAAAGGAGACCCTTCGGATGGTTCTCATCTGGATATCCCAGGTGACAGAGAGTATGACTTTTGTGACCCTCTTACCAGGGCACCCAGGGAGGGCTGCTTCATCATTGAACACAAGGGAGATAACTTCATCATGCATAGCAACACGAACGTGATTGAGTCTCATTTCCCCATGACACCAGAATGGGATGTGTCTGGAGAACTGGCCAAAAGGAGAACTGAGATGCCTTTTCCTGAACCTTCCAGGGGAAGCTCCCACTCAAAAGTGCACCGAAGCCACAGCCATACCCAGGACCGAAGGTCCAGGAATGAGAGATCGAGCAAAGCCAAGGAGAGATCCAGATCAATGGATAACTCAAAGGGCCCTCTGGGTGCTTCTTCTCTAGGGACACCTGAAGACCTGGCTGAAGGCTGTAGCCAAGATGACCAAACCCCCAGCCAATCCTACATTGACGACAGTACTTTAAGGCCTGCACAAACAATTGGTCATCAAAGGGCTCATGTTTCATCCACAAGTTATAAAGAGGTGTGTATTCCAGAAATCGTCAGTGGCAGCAAGGAGCCTTCCAGTGCTTGTAGCCTTTTGGAGCCAGGCAAACCACCTGAGAGTTTGCCACCCTACGGGGAACTCAGCTCTTGTCCGACAAAAACAGCGACAGATGACTATTTCCAGTGCAACACCTCCAGTGAGACGGTCCTCACGGCCCCATCACCTCTGGGAAAAAACAAAGAGGATCATGACACTCTGACTCTGGCAGAAGGGGTGAAAAAGCTGCCTCTGTCTGATAGGCAGGCCCCACATTCTTCCAGAGAGCCTGTAGGGCACAAGGAGGAGTCACCAAAAGGGCCAGGTGGGGGCCCAGCTGCCTCGGGCGTGGTGGCAGAAGGGATTGCCAATGGACGCCTCGTCCAGCACCACGGCGCCGAGCCCAGCAGCCTGgacaagaggaaagaaatattcaGCAAAGACACACTGTTCAAACCTCTTCACAGCACCTTGTCTGTAAACAGCTACCACAAATCGAGCCTGTCCCTCCTCAAATCTCTCCCGAAGACACCTGCCGACGCACTGCCAGGCCGATGTGAGAAACTGGAGCCGCCCCTGGGGACCTCGGTGGCACCAGCCATGCCTGGTTCCCAGCGTCAGCAGGAGTCAGGGGGGAACCAGGAAGCCTCTTTTGACTATTACAATGTCTCTGACGACGACGACTCCGAGGAAGGGGCGAACAAAAACACGGACgaggagaaaaacagagatgaCGTAGGCACCATGCAGTGGCTCcttgagagggagaaggaaagagacttacagaggaaatttgaaaagaacCTCACCCTCCTTGCCCCAAAAGAGACCGACAGTGGCAGCAACCAGAGAGCCACCCACTCGGCACGCCTCGACAGCATAGACAGTAGCAGCATCACTGTGGACAGTGGATTCAACTCCCCACG CACTCGGGAGAGCCTGGCTTCCAACACGTCCAGCATCGTTGAAAGTAACCGTCGTCAGAATGCTACCTTGAGCCCCGTCCACGGTGGAGCTGGCCCGGCCTTCAGCTTCCGAGCGAGTACGGACCCCGCCACGAATGAAGCAGAGAAGTTACAGAAACCTTCCAACTGCTTGCAAGCTTCTGTTACTAGTGTGTGA
- the STOX2 gene encoding storkhead-box protein 2 isoform X7, which yields MSPISQSQFIPLGEILCLAISAMNSARKPVTQEALMEHLTTCFPGVPTPSQEILRHTLNTLVRERKIYPTPDGYFIVTPQTYFITPSLIRTNSKWYHLDERIPDRSQCTSPQPGTITPSASGCVRERTLPRNHCDSCHCCREDMHSMHASTLQRKPAKDCKDPYCPPSLCQVPPTEKSKSTVNFSYKTETLSKPKDSEKQSKKFGLKLFRLSFKKDKTKQLANFSAQFPPEEWPLRDEDTPTTIPREVEMEIIRRINPDLTVENVMRHTALMKKLEEEKAHRSKAGSSAHHSGRSKKSRTHRKSHGKSRSHSKTRVSKGDPSDGSHLDIPGDREYDFCDPLTRAPREGCFIIEHKGDNFIMHSNTNVIESHFPMTPEWDVSGELAKRRTEMPFPEPSRGSSHSKVHRSHSHTQDRRSRNERSSKAKERSRSMDNSKGPLGASSLGTPEDLAEGCSQDDQTPSQSYIDDSTLRPAQTIGHQRAHVSSTSYKEVCIPEIVSGSKEPSSACSLLEPGKPPESLPPYGELSSCPTKTATDDYFQCNTSSETVLTAPSPLGKNKEDHDTLTLAEGVKKLPLSDRQAPHSSREPVGHKEESPKGPGGGPAASGVVAEGIANGRLVQHHGAEPSSLDKRKEIFSKDTLFKPLHSTLSVNSYHKSSLSLLKSLPKTPADALPGRCEKLEPPLGTSVAPAMPGSQRQQESGGNQEASFDYYNVSDDDDSEEGANKNTDEEKNRDDVGTMQWLLEREKERDLQRKFEKNLTLLAPKETDSGSNQRATHSARLDSIDSSSITVDSGFNSPRTRESLASNTSSIVESNRRQNATLSPVHGGAGPAFSFRASTDPATNEAEKLQKPSNCLQASVTSV from the exons ATGTCTCCCATCAGTCAATCTCAGTTTATCCCGCTTGGGGAAATCCTTTGCTTGGCCATCTCGGCAATGAACTCCGCAAGAAAACCTGTCACCCAAGAAGCACTGATGGAGCACCTGACCACGTGTTTCCCAG GTGTTCCCACCCCAAGCCAAGAAATTCTACGGCACACGCTGAACACGCTGGTGCGGGAGAGGAAGATCTACCCAACTCCGGATGGCTATTTCATCGTGACCCCACAGACTTATTTCATTACTCCTTCTCTCATAAGAACTAACAGTAAATGGTACCATTTGGACGAGAGGATACCTGACAGGTCTCAGTGTACCTCTCCACAGCCCGGAACCATAACGCCCTCTGCCTCAGGCTGCGTCAGGGAAAGAACATTGCCCAGAAACCACTGCGACTCTTGCCACTGCTGCAGAGAAGACATGCACAGCATGCATGCTTCCACTCTGCAGAGAAAACCTGCCAAGGACTGCAAAGACCCCTATTGCCCTCCTTCACTATGCCAGGTGCCACCCACTGAAAAGAGCAAAAGTACTGTAAACTTTTCTTACAAGACAGAAACTCTCTCAAAACCTAAAGATAGTGAAAAGCAGTCCAAAAAATTTGGGCTCAAGTTATTCCggctaagttttaaaaaagacaagaccAAACAGCTCGCCAACTTCTCTGCCCAGTTTCCTCCTGAGGAGTGGCCCCTGCGAGATGAAGACACACCAACTACCATCCCTAGGGAAGTCGAAATGGAAATCATTAGGCGTATTAACCCGGACTTGACCGTGGAAAATGTCATGAGGCACACTGCACTAATGAAGaaacttgaagaagaaaaagcgCATCGGAGTAAAGCCGGGTCCTCTGCCCATCACAGTGGAAGAAGTAAAAAGAGTAGGACTCATCGGAAGTCCCATGGAAAGTCTCGGTCACACAGCAAAACACGAGTGTCTAAAGGAGACCCTTCGGATGGTTCTCATCTGGATATCCCAGGTGACAGAGAGTATGACTTTTGTGACCCTCTTACCAGGGCACCCAGGGAGGGCTGCTTCATCATTGAACACAAGGGAGATAACTTCATCATGCATAGCAACACGAACGTGATTGAGTCTCATTTCCCCATGACACCAGAATGGGATGTGTCTGGAGAACTGGCCAAAAGGAGAACTGAGATGCCTTTTCCTGAACCTTCCAGGGGAAGCTCCCACTCAAAAGTGCACCGAAGCCACAGCCATACCCAGGACCGAAGGTCCAGGAATGAGAGATCGAGCAAAGCCAAGGAGAGATCCAGATCAATGGATAACTCAAAGGGCCCTCTGGGTGCTTCTTCTCTAGGGACACCTGAAGACCTGGCTGAAGGCTGTAGCCAAGATGACCAAACCCCCAGCCAATCCTACATTGACGACAGTACTTTAAGGCCTGCACAAACAATTGGTCATCAAAGGGCTCATGTTTCATCCACAAGTTATAAAGAGGTGTGTATTCCAGAAATCGTCAGTGGCAGCAAGGAGCCTTCCAGTGCTTGTAGCCTTTTGGAGCCAGGCAAACCACCTGAGAGTTTGCCACCCTACGGGGAACTCAGCTCTTGTCCGACAAAAACAGCGACAGATGACTATTTCCAGTGCAACACCTCCAGTGAGACGGTCCTCACGGCCCCATCACCTCTGGGAAAAAACAAAGAGGATCATGACACTCTGACTCTGGCAGAAGGGGTGAAAAAGCTGCCTCTGTCTGATAGGCAGGCCCCACATTCTTCCAGAGAGCCTGTAGGGCACAAGGAGGAGTCACCAAAAGGGCCAGGTGGGGGCCCAGCTGCCTCGGGCGTGGTGGCAGAAGGGATTGCCAATGGACGCCTCGTCCAGCACCACGGCGCCGAGCCCAGCAGCCTGgacaagaggaaagaaatattcaGCAAAGACACACTGTTCAAACCTCTTCACAGCACCTTGTCTGTAAACAGCTACCACAAATCGAGCCTGTCCCTCCTCAAATCTCTCCCGAAGACACCTGCCGACGCACTGCCAGGCCGATGTGAGAAACTGGAGCCGCCCCTGGGGACCTCGGTGGCACCAGCCATGCCTGGTTCCCAGCGTCAGCAGGAGTCAGGGGGGAACCAGGAAGCCTCTTTTGACTATTACAATGTCTCTGACGACGACGACTCCGAGGAAGGGGCGAACAAAAACACGGACgaggagaaaaacagagatgaCGTAGGCACCATGCAGTGGCTCcttgagagggagaaggaaagagacttacagaggaaatttgaaaagaacCTCACCCTCCTTGCCCCAAAAGAGACCGACAGTGGCAGCAACCAGAGAGCCACCCACTCGGCACGCCTCGACAGCATAGACAGTAGCAGCATCACTGTGGACAGTGGATTCAACTCCCCACG CACTCGGGAGAGCCTGGCTTCCAACACGTCCAGCATCGTTGAAAGTAACCGTCGTCAGAATGCTACCTTGAGCCCCGTCCACGGTGGAGCTGGCCCGGCCTTCAGCTTCCGAGCGAGTACGGACCCCGCCACGAATGAAGCAGAGAAGTTACAGAAACCTTCCAACTGCTTGCAAGCTTCTGTTACTAGTGTGTGA